The proteins below are encoded in one region of Thunnus maccoyii chromosome 24, fThuMac1.1, whole genome shotgun sequence:
- the LOC121891962 gene encoding neuronal membrane glycoprotein M6-b-like isoform X1, with protein MDGTKPAMESNAEETQDEGQESKGCFECCIKCLGGVPYASLVATILCFSGVALFCGCGHVALTGTLTMLENHFSKVTTDHATLTMVIQIFQYIIYGIASFFFVYAIILLAEGFYTTSAIKKELQSDFKTTVCGRCITAFFMFLTYILALAFLAIFGFTAIPVFLFFNMWNTCAAMRSPDSNITSPDSICVDVRQYGIIPWNATPGKACGATLGDICNTSEFYLSYHLYIVALAGAGATVIALIHYLMILAANWAYLKSAVSTHEYQDIKTKDDQDLEAEARSKEGQNSSTYS; from the exons GATGCTTCGAGTGCTGCATCAAGTGTCTGGGTGGGGTGCCCTACGCCTCCCTGGTGGCTACCATCCTCTGCTTCTCAGGCGTGGCTCTGTTCTGCGGTTGCGGCCACGTGGCGTTGACCGGCACCCTGACTATGCTAGAGAACCACTTCTCCAAGGTCACCACCGACCACGCCACCCTCACCATGGT GATCCAGATCTTTCAGTACATCATCTACGGCATCGCCTCTTTCTTCTTCGTCTACGCCATCATCCTGCTGGCTGAGGGCTTTTACACCACCAGCGCCATCAAGAAGGAGCTGCAGAGCGACTTCAAGACCACCGTCTGTGGACGCTGCATCACCGCCTTC TTCATGTTCCTGACCTACATCCTCGCCCTGGCCTTCCTCGCCATCTTCGGCTTTACGGCGATCccagttttcctctttttcaacATGTGGAATACCTGTGCTGCCATGAGGTCTCCCGATTCCAACATCACCTCGCCTGATTCCATCTGTGTGGACGTTAGGCAGTACG GTATTATTCCCTGGAACGCCACTCCAGGGAAAGCTTGCGGAGCCACACTGGGAGACATCTGTAACACCAGCGAG TTCTACCTGTCCTACCATCTCTACATTGTCGCGTTAGCCGGCGCCGGAGCCACTGTCATCGCATTG ATTCACTATCTGATGATTTTGGCGGCCAACTGGGCCTACCTGAAGAGCGCCGTCTCCACGCACGAGTACCAGGACATCAAGACCAAGGACGACCAGGATCTGGAGGCTGAGGCGCGCTCCAAGGAGGGCCAGAACTCCTCCACCTACTCATAA
- the LOC121891962 gene encoding neuronal membrane glycoprotein M6-b-like isoform X2: MGCFECCIKCLGGVPYASLVATILCFSGVALFCGCGHVALTGTLTMLENHFSKVTTDHATLTMVIQIFQYIIYGIASFFFVYAIILLAEGFYTTSAIKKELQSDFKTTVCGRCITAFFMFLTYILALAFLAIFGFTAIPVFLFFNMWNTCAAMRSPDSNITSPDSICVDVRQYGIIPWNATPGKACGATLGDICNTSEFYLSYHLYIVALAGAGATVIALIHYLMILAANWAYLKSAVSTHEYQDIKTKDDQDLEAEARSKEGQNSSTYS; encoded by the exons GATGCTTCGAGTGCTGCATCAAGTGTCTGGGTGGGGTGCCCTACGCCTCCCTGGTGGCTACCATCCTCTGCTTCTCAGGCGTGGCTCTGTTCTGCGGTTGCGGCCACGTGGCGTTGACCGGCACCCTGACTATGCTAGAGAACCACTTCTCCAAGGTCACCACCGACCACGCCACCCTCACCATGGT GATCCAGATCTTTCAGTACATCATCTACGGCATCGCCTCTTTCTTCTTCGTCTACGCCATCATCCTGCTGGCTGAGGGCTTTTACACCACCAGCGCCATCAAGAAGGAGCTGCAGAGCGACTTCAAGACCACCGTCTGTGGACGCTGCATCACCGCCTTC TTCATGTTCCTGACCTACATCCTCGCCCTGGCCTTCCTCGCCATCTTCGGCTTTACGGCGATCccagttttcctctttttcaacATGTGGAATACCTGTGCTGCCATGAGGTCTCCCGATTCCAACATCACCTCGCCTGATTCCATCTGTGTGGACGTTAGGCAGTACG GTATTATTCCCTGGAACGCCACTCCAGGGAAAGCTTGCGGAGCCACACTGGGAGACATCTGTAACACCAGCGAG TTCTACCTGTCCTACCATCTCTACATTGTCGCGTTAGCCGGCGCCGGAGCCACTGTCATCGCATTG ATTCACTATCTGATGATTTTGGCGGCCAACTGGGCCTACCTGAAGAGCGCCGTCTCCACGCACGAGTACCAGGACATCAAGACCAAGGACGACCAGGATCTGGAGGCTGAGGCGCGCTCCAAGGAGGGCCAGAACTCCTCCACCTACTCATAA
- the LOC121891971 gene encoding ras-related protein Rab-9A-like → MMSKSALLKVILLGDGGVGKSSLMNRYVTNKFDSHLFHTIGVEFLNKELEVDGHSVTLQIWDTAGQERFRSLRTPFYRGSDCCLLTFSVDDGQSFHNLANWKKEFTYYADVKDPDNFPFVVLGNKLDVPERQVSGEDARQWCRENGGHPYFETSAKDATNVASAFEEAVRRILALDDRADHLIHTNTVDLQRKTHSEPNCC, encoded by the coding sequence ATGATGTCTAAGTCAGCTCTCTTGAAGGTGATCCTTCTGGGTGACGGCGGCGTGGGCAAGTCATCGCTCATGAACCGCTACGTCACCAACAAGTTCGACTCGCACCTCTTCCACACCATCGGCGTGGAGTTCCTCAACAAGGAGCTGGAGGTGGACGGCCACAGCGTCACGCTGCAGATCTGGGACACGGCAGGTCAGGAGCGTTTCCGCAGCCTGCGCACGCCTTTCTACCGCGGCTCTGACTGCTGCCTGCTCACCTTCAGCGTGGACGACGGACAGAGCTTCCACAACCTGGCCAACTGGAAGAAGGAGTTCACTTACTACGCTGACGTCAAGGACCCAGACAACTTCCCCTTTGTGGTGCTTGGCAACAAACTGGATGTCCCCGAGCGGCAGGTGTCAGGGGAGGACGCACGGCAGTGGTGCCGCGAGAATGGCGGACACCCCTACTTTGAGACAAGCGCCAAGGATGCTACTAATGTAGCATCAGCCTTCGAGGAGGCTGTACGCCGTATTCTGGCGTTGGACGACAGAGCTGACCACCTCATCCACACCAACACAGTGGACTTGCAGAGGAAGACTCACTCTGAACCCAACTGCTGCTGA